A DNA window from Megalobrama amblycephala isolate DHTTF-2021 linkage group LG11, ASM1881202v1, whole genome shotgun sequence contains the following coding sequences:
- the usp46 gene encoding ubiquitin carboxyl-terminal hydrolase 46, which produces MTVRNIASICNMGTNASALEKDIGPEQFPINEHYFGLVNFGNTCYCNSVLQALYFCRPFRENVLAYKVQQKKKENLLTCLADLFHSIATQKKKVGVIPPKKFISRLRKENDLFDNYMQQDAHEFLNYLLNTVADILQEEKKQEKQNGRLKNNGTAIATDTEPEQNKAEPTWVHDIFQGTLTNETRCLNCETVSSKDEDFLDLSVDVEQNTSITHCLRDFSNTETLCSEYKYYCETCCSKQEAQKRMRVKKLPMILALHLKRFKYMEQLHRYTKLSYRVVFPLELRLFNTSADAVNLDRMYDLVAVVVHCGSGPNRGHYISIVKSHGFWLLFDDDIVEKIDAQAIEEFYGLTSDISKNSESGYILFYQSRE; this is translated from the exons ATGACTGTCAGAAACATCGCCTCCATTTGTAATATG GGCACCAATGCCTCTGCTCTGGAGAAAGACATTGGTCCAGAGCAGTTTCCCATTAATGAACACTACTTTGGATTGGTCAAC TTTGGGAACACATGTTACTGTAACTCGGTGTTGCAGGCTCTGTATTTCTGCCGGCCGTTTAGGGAGAATGTGTTGGCGTATAAAGTCCAGCAGAAAAAAAAGGAGAACCTTCTCACCTGTCTGGCTGACCTCTTCCACAGCATCGCCACGCAGAAGAAGAAGGTGGGCGTGATCCCTCCCAAGAAGTTCATCTCACGTCTGCGGAAGGAGAATG ACCTGTTTGATAACTACATGCAGCAAGATGCCCACGAGTTCCTGAACTACCTGCTGAACACGGTGGCTGACATCCTGCAAGAGGAGAAGAAACAGGAGAAACAGAATGGACGGCTGAAGAACAATGGCACTGCCATCGCTACGGACACCGAGCCGGAACAGAACAAGGCCGAGCCCACCTGGGTTCACGATATCTTCCAGGGCACGCTGACCAATGAGACGCGCTGTCTCAACTGTGAGACG GTCAGTAGCAAGGATGAAGActttttggatttgtctgtaGATGTTGAGCAGAACACTTCAATAACACACTGTCTCAG GGACTTCAGTAATACAGAGACCCTGTGCAGTGAGTATAAATACTACTGTGAGACGTGCTGTAGCAAACAAGAGGCACAGAAACG TATGCGTGTGAAGAAGTTGCCCATGATCTTGGCTCTTCATCTGAAGCGCTTTAAGTACATGGAGCAGCTGCATCGGTACACTAAACTGAGCTACCGTGTGGTCTTTCCACTGGAGCTCCGCCTCTTCAACACCTCCGCTGACGCTGTCAACCTAGACCGCATGTACGACCTTGTCGCTGTGGTGGTTCACTGTGGCAG TGGCCCAAACAGAGGGCATTACATCAGCATTGTGAAGAGTCACGGCTTCTGGCTGCTGTTTGATGATGACATTGTGGAG